The following proteins are co-located in the Paludibaculum fermentans genome:
- a CDS encoding serine/threonine-protein kinase, protein MSNRSFSDEQWRRIYQLAQAVVEIPESQRQPYLQSQTEDPDITLEVLELAATLDVSDDDAPSRLGTSVGRFEIREFLGSGGAGAVYAAHDPELRRDVAIKFLHAEQHGLPDANERFIREARAASALNHPNIVTVHEIIRGDSVLAIVMELVKGSSLRDICGQPVPLPRLLNIGHQAADALAAAHAANVVHRDVKPENLMLTSGDRLKVLDFGLARLSASGHHTLAAGIPAGTLRYMSPEHYHGAQLTPRTDVFSLGLILFELATGRHPFGTRSSLDILHAIATQEVEAPSSLCPHLPPALNSLILRMLEKDPASRPTATEVASQLLSIRDPGPQRTRPSSWPRWAIGGGAVLVLLAALAWKFYPPAATPGTLQQVTRTIPENRVTAAAISGDGKYLAYANSDGVFLQLLQNSELTLLKSPSDFITDGLAWLPDGSHVIASGFFEETSRPAIWSYSVSGASPRLMREDARFGVVSPDGKRLAFLAGDYYSLWTMDLDSLAAKRIAQADGRDPFLSVDWAQNSRHLLVKHMQFPPHGAGGAQSPAPREILRSIDADNGSTVDTRQNIPAATVKTMPDGEIVILGQQRVGKELLGRVWALKMDLATGRFAGGLRLLPTSFDLPAGDVTALSVTSDGSQTALIRRSTDSPVFVADFNRQAIRFSNAHRLTLEQGGNYPHTWTGDSEAVIYESDRARLSYDLYKQRRFDRVPEALMTTPRRSEVLPQLTPDRKSILFSANTPGDYLSSLMRVPLDGGAAQDVPIAGPLDEFRCSPHPKGRCVLRKTIGTTEFVYFELDPYRGIGQELARTTWWPIYLNDWDISPDGRFVALPNHDRRNAIIRLVRLDPKGNEPKEREITLPTLTRLASLSWTADGTAWFLSVDTSIGKGMYFYDLKGHLSSLGTIQGWAVPSPDGKKVAFVNDIIQSNVWIWTRGK, encoded by the coding sequence ATGTCGAACAGAAGTTTTAGCGACGAGCAGTGGCGGCGGATCTACCAACTCGCGCAGGCCGTTGTCGAGATTCCCGAGTCCCAGAGACAGCCGTATCTCCAATCCCAAACCGAGGACCCCGATATCACCCTCGAAGTACTGGAACTGGCGGCGACCCTGGACGTGTCCGATGACGATGCCCCCAGCCGCTTAGGCACTTCGGTGGGGCGTTTCGAGATCAGAGAATTCCTCGGCTCGGGCGGCGCTGGAGCGGTCTATGCGGCCCATGATCCCGAACTCCGCCGAGACGTGGCCATCAAGTTCCTGCACGCCGAACAACACGGCCTGCCCGACGCCAACGAACGCTTCATCCGCGAAGCCCGCGCCGCTTCCGCCCTCAATCACCCGAACATCGTCACAGTCCACGAGATCATCCGCGGCGACTCGGTCCTGGCTATCGTCATGGAACTTGTCAAGGGCTCCTCCCTGCGTGACATCTGTGGGCAACCCGTCCCGCTGCCCAGGTTGCTCAATATCGGACATCAGGCTGCCGACGCCCTCGCCGCGGCTCACGCCGCCAATGTCGTCCATCGGGACGTCAAACCCGAGAACCTGATGCTGACCTCCGGCGACCGGCTCAAAGTCCTCGATTTCGGTCTCGCCCGGCTTAGCGCCTCCGGCCATCACACCCTGGCCGCCGGCATCCCCGCCGGCACCCTGCGCTACATGTCCCCGGAGCACTACCACGGCGCGCAGTTGACCCCCCGCACGGATGTCTTCTCCCTGGGGTTGATCCTCTTCGAGCTGGCCACCGGCCGCCATCCCTTCGGAACGCGGTCCTCGCTCGACATCCTGCATGCCATCGCAACGCAGGAGGTCGAGGCGCCCTCTTCCCTGTGCCCGCACTTGCCGCCCGCCCTGAATAGCCTCATTCTCCGCATGTTGGAGAAGGATCCGGCCAGTCGTCCAACCGCGACCGAAGTGGCAAGCCAGTTGCTCTCCATCCGCGACCCGGGCCCGCAACGCACCAGGCCGAGTTCATGGCCGCGATGGGCCATCGGTGGAGGCGCGGTTCTCGTCCTGCTCGCTGCCCTGGCCTGGAAATTCTATCCTCCGGCCGCCACTCCGGGCACTCTCCAGCAGGTCACCCGCACGATCCCCGAGAACCGTGTCACGGCGGCCGCCATCTCCGGCGACGGAAAGTACCTCGCATACGCCAACTCGGACGGAGTCTTTCTCCAACTCCTCCAGAACAGCGAACTCACCCTTTTGAAATCGCCGAGCGACTTCATCACCGACGGTCTCGCCTGGCTCCCTGACGGCTCCCACGTGATCGCCAGCGGCTTCTTCGAGGAGACCAGCCGGCCCGCCATCTGGTCGTATTCCGTCTCCGGTGCTTCCCCTCGCCTCATGCGCGAAGATGCACGCTTCGGCGTCGTCTCCCCCGACGGCAAACGCCTGGCCTTCCTGGCAGGAGACTACTACTCCCTGTGGACGATGGACCTGGACTCGCTTGCAGCCAAACGCATCGCGCAAGCCGACGGCCGAGATCCGTTTCTCTCCGTGGATTGGGCACAGAATAGCAGGCACCTGCTGGTCAAGCATATGCAGTTCCCTCCGCATGGTGCGGGCGGCGCCCAGAGCCCAGCACCGCGAGAGATCCTGCGGTCGATTGATGCTGATAACGGCTCCACTGTTGATACACGGCAAAACATACCCGCTGCAACGGTAAAGACGATGCCCGATGGAGAGATTGTCATTCTGGGACAGCAACGAGTTGGCAAGGAACTGTTGGGCCGGGTCTGGGCTCTGAAAATGGATCTCGCCACGGGCCGGTTTGCCGGTGGTCTCCGGCTACTCCCCACCTCGTTCGATCTCCCCGCGGGCGATGTCACGGCGCTCTCCGTCACCAGCGACGGCTCCCAAACCGCCCTCATCCGTCGTTCCACTGACAGTCCCGTTTTTGTGGCCGACTTCAATCGCCAGGCTATCCGCTTCTCCAACGCCCACCGCCTGACCTTGGAGCAAGGCGGCAATTACCCCCACACCTGGACCGGCGACAGCGAAGCTGTCATCTACGAATCGGACCGTGCCAGACTTAGTTACGACCTCTACAAACAGCGCCGATTCGACCGCGTGCCGGAAGCTCTGATGACTACGCCCAGGCGCTCTGAGGTGTTGCCGCAACTCACGCCCGATCGGAAATCGATCCTCTTCTCCGCCAACACCCCCGGTGATTACCTCTCGTCCCTGATGCGAGTCCCCCTCGATGGAGGTGCCGCGCAGGATGTCCCCATCGCCGGCCCGTTGGACGAATTCCGTTGCAGCCCGCATCCGAAAGGCCGCTGCGTCCTCCGCAAGACGATCGGCACAACTGAGTTTGTCTACTTCGAACTGGATCCCTACCGCGGCATCGGCCAGGAACTCGCTCGCACCACCTGGTGGCCCATCTATTTGAACGACTGGGACATTTCGCCCGACGGCCGTTTCGTCGCCCTCCCCAACCACGACCGCAGGAACGCCATCATCCGCCTTGTCCGCCTCGATCCCAAGGGCAACGAACCCAAAGAGAGAGAGATTACACTCCCCACCCTCACCCGCCTCGCCTCCCTCTCCTGGACCGCCGACGGCACCGCCTGGTTTCTGAGCGTCGACACCAGCATCGGAAAGGGGATGTACTTCTACGACCTCAAAGGCCACCTCTCCTCCCTCGGCACCATCCAGGGCTGGGCCGTCCCCTCCCCGGATGGCAAAAAGGTCGCCTTTGTGAATGACATCATCCAATCCAACGTCTGGATCTGGACCCGGGGCAAATAA
- the gndA gene encoding NADP-dependent phosphogluconate dehydrogenase — MTNRTKAACQIGMYGLGPMGRSLVLNLADHGYATAAYNITADLTWQLMKVPELPGLVTPFFNEHDFIAGLKQPRTVMIMVKSGSPVDQVIARLLPLMDPGDIIIEGGNSDFRDTARRLRAVNEKGVMYIGTGVSGGEEGARRGPSLMPGGNREAWPLVKELLQSIAARNPQGQPCCEWIGPEGAGHFVKTHHNGIEYGVMQVIGEVCWVLRALGLSNGEMADTMDGWNRHMKAFLLEITAQVLRANDDDGSPLLDHVLDVAGAKGTGAGTVVSALDLGQAVNILAAGVAARLMSTNRPRRLAIRDAYNVPEPVLSGPLEEWKEKLGLALEAAFALAYAQGFTTLEEASIQYNWGLNLPQIASIWGGGCIIRAQILNEIAAAFTADPKLDTLLLAPAFVECIGRGVPALREVVSACVMAGLPVPAMNSALSNFDSMRSPGLISASVIALLRDLFGAHTFQRVDRPGTFHRDWQRDAAR; from the coding sequence ATGACCAATAGAACGAAGGCTGCCTGCCAGATTGGGATGTATGGGCTGGGGCCGATGGGGCGCAGCCTGGTGTTGAACCTTGCCGATCACGGCTACGCCACGGCCGCCTACAACATTACGGCGGACCTGACGTGGCAGTTGATGAAGGTGCCCGAACTGCCGGGACTGGTGACTCCGTTCTTCAATGAGCACGATTTCATCGCGGGGCTGAAGCAGCCGCGGACCGTGATGATCATGGTGAAGTCCGGGTCGCCTGTCGACCAGGTGATCGCGCGGCTGCTGCCGCTGATGGATCCGGGCGACATCATCATCGAGGGCGGGAATTCCGACTTCCGCGACACCGCCCGGCGGCTGCGGGCCGTCAACGAGAAGGGCGTGATGTATATCGGCACCGGCGTTTCCGGCGGGGAAGAAGGCGCGCGCCGAGGGCCGTCGCTGATGCCCGGCGGGAACCGCGAGGCGTGGCCCCTGGTGAAGGAACTGCTGCAGTCCATTGCCGCGCGCAACCCGCAGGGACAGCCCTGCTGCGAGTGGATCGGGCCGGAAGGCGCGGGTCACTTCGTCAAGACGCATCACAACGGCATCGAGTATGGCGTGATGCAGGTGATTGGCGAGGTGTGTTGGGTGCTGCGCGCGCTGGGCCTGTCGAACGGCGAGATGGCCGATACGATGGACGGCTGGAACCGGCACATGAAGGCGTTCCTGCTGGAGATCACGGCGCAGGTGCTGCGCGCCAACGACGATGATGGCTCGCCGTTGCTCGACCATGTACTGGACGTCGCCGGGGCCAAGGGCACGGGCGCGGGTACGGTGGTGAGCGCACTGGATCTGGGGCAGGCCGTGAACATCCTGGCGGCGGGCGTGGCGGCGCGCCTGATGTCGACGAACCGCCCGCGGCGGCTGGCGATTCGCGACGCGTACAATGTGCCGGAGCCGGTGCTCAGCGGACCGCTCGAAGAGTGGAAGGAGAAGCTGGGGCTGGCGCTGGAGGCCGCATTCGCGCTGGCCTACGCGCAGGGCTTTACCACGCTGGAAGAGGCGTCGATCCAATACAACTGGGGGCTCAACCTCCCGCAGATCGCCTCCATCTGGGGCGGCGGCTGCATCATCCGGGCGCAGATCCTGAACGAGATCGCGGCGGCGTTTACGGCGGATCCGAAGCTGGACACGCTGCTGCTGGCGCCCGCATTTGTCGAATGCATCGGGCGGGGCGTGCCAGCGCTGCGCGAGGTGGTCTCGGCGTGCGTCATGGCGGGCCTCCCCGTGCCGGCGATGAACAGCGCGCTATCGAACTTCGACAGCATGCGCAGCCCGGGCCTCATCTCGGCAAGTGTTATCGCCCTGCTGCGGGACCTCTTTGGAGCGCACACCTTCCAGCGGGTAGACAGGCCGGGCACATTCCATCGCGACTGGCAGAGGGACGCGGCCCGCTAG
- a CDS encoding PQQ-binding-like beta-propeller repeat protein: MMSRRNLLQGLGGVGLGLMTAGLAGAAPRRPQRPQVKPVVPLLGSAGDVVWDDELQQTFSDHVRGIYGDGYAMLYDYGQDPGYVLAYDIHAGLASYNNNYWETFELGDLHMCNGMLVAPSVDDKGNHGFAAFPAKALGLTSFATFCPTAEILSNAVDLPNGVAFVAGDGNLHSIGFYVDENQTVQSYQNWAVSLNSGSRDSAILEYGSEKRMLAFLGTQAFLFDISSSTSPTLSQQVGLSDAPIQLATSGNAWYCVLGTSTSECSLYSYPWEVKFADHLLPIPNWVYKSAAQPGKPVANGNCVYFADAGGKFSAIDAATGKYTWGTDLGGDCSQAEIYIEDGVAYLCNTAGTLFAIDLGSTDDPQVVQKALGSSAALLGVENGVCTITYVSDGTGARHLAGIDMAGQVHAFSCESTLLPDEMTGTPGSNQPSNPVYHTYVQLFDPNKNPRAFCSVKVSAYEDLTLSDGSPATIKLPNGTTVTGMATYNLTATSPVWLTTDASGGLNLTVQANDLNCPSLYLWSTFMDRDESIVIYPDHGSTQKLQGAQAAELSSAQAFDGSKMLPSNTDTAALSSALSQTLSGGVSASMAAARAVQKVRGARYAAARRQGPKRCGRRRVLAASGDPTSYIAFPASTTNLQYQYPANAEAVRPYSPSASSSFAFDIADDGSITPTVANVRGASSTPLLGLSFSDFKTKIVHGLNKIKHIESNIDADLKQAIHTITSDAGDVFALTVKTIEDAVTVVAGLLKTLASDIKKAIEWLAELFDWPAILANKDLLKGQVCSAFADFTTRINGLTSTGCKDVHAFFAGVKGDFQKAMDNATGTFQGSTIGSKQANNNDPKTVFSNGSQGPANHFHSKLKNNVHQTQMDTAAMAQVFRVGSAQVAGCAGVNLDSLKSIIEGALSNCAIALKDDLEDILTALENFGKSFQLLVTDPGAFVENAITDVLNLFTALVDTMLDAADLVVEAVLGIVASLIEGIMYVATATIHIPVISPLWNAITGDPLSFLDVVCLLAAIPYTIIEKVGLSARSSGLKSIDGQVRAWAIFSFFASAADAACDADALNDPNSPLSILDLVMDSIVFGLSYPAGENLTLLGGAYWACQCTPIAINFSNCVLFATDSEASAALNAAVPSFLNAFSCVNTPGAICMALQEPDVYMGTDGLALIPNILSNLVLAAKPGVNLGEEARLGVAVLDFALPVIGMILTLAGDS; this comes from the coding sequence TTGATGAGCCGCCGCAATTTACTGCAGGGCCTGGGAGGGGTCGGACTCGGCCTCATGACGGCGGGGCTGGCCGGCGCGGCGCCACGGCGCCCGCAAAGGCCACAGGTGAAGCCGGTTGTCCCGCTGCTGGGCTCCGCGGGCGATGTTGTCTGGGACGACGAACTCCAGCAGACCTTCTCCGACCACGTCCGGGGCATCTACGGAGACGGCTATGCCATGCTTTACGACTACGGGCAAGATCCGGGCTACGTGCTCGCCTACGACATTCACGCGGGTTTGGCCTCCTACAACAACAATTATTGGGAGACTTTCGAACTTGGCGATCTTCATATGTGTAACGGCATGTTGGTGGCGCCATCGGTCGACGACAAGGGTAATCACGGATTTGCCGCATTCCCCGCCAAGGCGCTGGGGCTCACCAGTTTCGCCACTTTTTGTCCGACAGCGGAGATTCTGAGCAATGCCGTAGATCTGCCGAACGGAGTGGCCTTCGTCGCGGGGGATGGGAATCTGCATTCGATTGGTTTTTATGTCGACGAAAACCAAACGGTCCAGAGCTATCAGAACTGGGCGGTGTCGCTGAATAGCGGTTCGCGTGACTCGGCGATCCTCGAGTACGGCAGCGAGAAGCGAATGTTGGCGTTCCTGGGGACGCAGGCTTTCCTGTTTGACATCTCGTCGTCCACCAGTCCGACGCTCAGCCAGCAAGTCGGCCTGTCCGACGCGCCGATACAGTTGGCAACGAGCGGCAACGCCTGGTATTGCGTTCTGGGTACAAGCACGAGCGAGTGTTCCCTCTACTCCTACCCTTGGGAGGTCAAGTTTGCCGACCATCTGCTACCGATTCCCAACTGGGTTTACAAATCGGCGGCGCAGCCCGGCAAGCCGGTCGCCAATGGCAATTGTGTCTATTTTGCTGATGCCGGGGGCAAGTTCAGCGCTATCGACGCGGCAACCGGGAAATACACCTGGGGCACGGATCTGGGCGGCGACTGTTCTCAGGCTGAGATCTACATTGAGGATGGAGTCGCCTATCTCTGCAATACCGCGGGGACCTTATTTGCAATTGACCTGGGTTCCACAGACGATCCGCAGGTGGTGCAGAAGGCGCTCGGGAGCTCGGCAGCATTGTTGGGGGTGGAGAACGGGGTTTGCACGATCACCTATGTCTCCGATGGGACGGGAGCGCGCCATCTGGCCGGCATCGATATGGCGGGGCAGGTTCACGCGTTTTCCTGCGAGAGCACGCTTCTGCCCGACGAGATGACGGGGACGCCGGGCTCCAATCAGCCTTCCAATCCGGTCTATCACACCTATGTCCAGCTCTTTGATCCCAACAAAAACCCGAGGGCCTTCTGCAGTGTGAAGGTCTCGGCCTATGAGGATTTGACGCTATCGGATGGGTCACCGGCCACTATCAAACTGCCGAACGGCACGACGGTAACCGGCATGGCGACCTACAATTTGACGGCCACGTCGCCTGTCTGGCTGACGACTGACGCCAGTGGGGGGCTAAACCTCACCGTACAAGCGAACGATCTGAACTGTCCGTCTCTTTATCTCTGGTCCACATTCATGGATCGTGACGAATCGATCGTGATCTATCCCGATCATGGCAGTACGCAGAAACTGCAAGGCGCCCAGGCGGCGGAACTTTCTTCCGCGCAGGCGTTTGACGGATCGAAGATGCTGCCGTCGAATACAGACACCGCGGCGCTGTCCAGTGCCTTGAGCCAGACTCTCAGTGGCGGCGTATCGGCATCGATGGCGGCGGCGCGGGCAGTGCAGAAGGTACGCGGCGCGAGGTACGCCGCGGCGCGTCGGCAAGGGCCGAAGAGGTGCGGGCGAAGGCGGGTGCTTGCGGCCAGCGGGGATCCCACGTCCTACATCGCATTCCCGGCCAGCACAACGAATCTGCAATACCAATACCCGGCGAACGCAGAGGCCGTGCGCCCTTATTCCCCGTCTGCCAGCAGCAGCTTTGCCTTCGACATCGCCGATGACGGCAGCATCACGCCAACGGTGGCAAACGTGCGGGGAGCGAGTTCGACACCTCTACTTGGATTGAGCTTTTCCGACTTCAAGACCAAGATCGTACACGGTCTGAACAAGATCAAGCACATCGAGAGTAATATCGACGCGGATCTGAAGCAGGCGATTCATACGATTACTTCCGACGCAGGCGACGTGTTTGCGCTGACGGTGAAGACGATTGAGGATGCCGTGACGGTGGTTGCCGGCCTGCTGAAGACCCTGGCGAGTGATATCAAGAAAGCGATCGAGTGGTTGGCCGAGCTCTTCGACTGGCCGGCAATCCTGGCAAATAAGGACCTCTTGAAAGGCCAGGTGTGCTCAGCGTTTGCCGACTTCACAACTCGCATCAACGGACTCACGTCAACTGGCTGCAAGGATGTCCACGCTTTCTTTGCGGGAGTCAAAGGCGATTTCCAGAAGGCGATGGACAACGCCACGGGGACCTTCCAGGGTTCGACGATCGGCTCCAAACAAGCCAACAACAACGACCCCAAAACGGTGTTCTCCAACGGGTCACAGGGCCCGGCGAACCACTTCCACTCCAAGCTGAAGAACAACGTACACCAGACGCAGATGGACACCGCGGCGATGGCGCAGGTGTTTCGTGTGGGCAGTGCTCAGGTGGCAGGGTGCGCCGGCGTCAATCTGGACAGTCTGAAGAGCATCATCGAGGGAGCGCTTTCGAACTGCGCCATCGCACTCAAAGACGATCTGGAAGATATTCTCACCGCTCTCGAGAACTTCGGCAAGAGCTTCCAACTGCTGGTCACAGACCCGGGCGCCTTTGTCGAGAACGCGATCACCGATGTCCTGAATCTCTTTACCGCTCTGGTCGATACGATGCTGGATGCGGCGGACCTGGTGGTGGAGGCGGTTCTTGGGATTGTTGCCAGCCTGATCGAAGGAATCATGTATGTGGCGACGGCGACGATTCATATTCCGGTGATCTCGCCCCTATGGAATGCCATCACCGGAGACCCTCTCAGCTTCCTGGATGTCGTCTGCCTGTTGGCGGCCATTCCCTACACCATCATCGAGAAAGTGGGGCTGTCGGCTCGTTCCTCGGGACTGAAGAGTATCGATGGGCAGGTGAGAGCCTGGGCGATATTCTCATTCTTCGCCTCCGCGGCCGATGCGGCATGCGATGCCGACGCGTTGAATGATCCCAATTCTCCTTTGTCGATCCTCGACCTGGTGATGGACTCGATTGTGTTCGGGCTCAGCTATCCAGCTGGAGAGAATCTTACGTTGCTCGGTGGCGCTTATTGGGCCTGCCAATGCACGCCCATAGCGATAAACTTCAGCAATTGTGTCTTATTCGCAACCGATTCCGAAGCGTCCGCCGCACTCAATGCGGCAGTACCGAGCTTCCTGAATGCCTTCTCCTGTGTCAACACCCCCGGGGCGATCTGCATGGCCTTGCAGGAGCCGGATGTCTACATGGGAACTGATGGGCTCGCGCTGATACCAAACATCCTGAGCAATTTAGTCCTGGCAGCCAAACCAGGGGTCAATCTGGGAGAGGAGGCCCGACTGGGTGTCGCGGTGCTGGATTTTGCGTTGCCGGTCATTGGGATGATTCTGACTCTGGCGGGCGATTCATAA
- a CDS encoding ECF-type sigma factor: protein MFTDPQNTVSVLMNAFRAGDSEAGAKLTELFYPELKRLAASHLMRERQGHSWQPTILVNELYLELTKIKALRPSAAAYDDDRAAFFALAGLLMRRLLIHHARPLSRKAVKVPLWDEMCANPEGNLLEIEDLLQHLENINPVIRTVVEKKVFEGHTAEEIARQMGCSAVTVNRHWQFARHWMKSKF, encoded by the coding sequence ATGTTCACCGATCCGCAGAACACGGTCTCGGTTCTGATGAACGCCTTTCGGGCCGGAGACTCGGAAGCCGGCGCGAAGCTGACGGAGCTCTTCTATCCGGAGCTCAAGCGCCTGGCTGCCAGCCATCTGATGCGTGAGCGCCAGGGGCATAGCTGGCAACCTACCATCCTTGTGAACGAACTGTACCTGGAGCTGACGAAAATCAAAGCCTTGCGGCCCTCCGCTGCCGCCTATGACGATGACAGGGCGGCCTTCTTCGCCCTGGCTGGCTTGCTCATGCGCCGCCTACTCATTCACCATGCCCGCCCGCTTTCCAGGAAGGCAGTGAAGGTGCCGCTTTGGGACGAAATGTGCGCAAACCCAGAAGGCAATCTGCTCGAGATCGAGGATCTTCTCCAACACCTGGAGAACATCAACCCGGTCATTCGCACGGTCGTTGAGAAGAAGGTCTTCGAGGGGCATACCGCGGAGGAAATCGCCCGGCAAATGGGCTGTTCCGCGGTCACAGTCAATCGACACTGGCAGTTCGCCCGGCATTGGATGAAGTCGAAGTTCTAA
- a CDS encoding ABC transporter permease, translated as MDSARRGAALQEEMELHLAEKAAELEAGGMTAERAQAEARRRFGNVTLKQEESREIWMTRYLSELGQDIRYGWRTMTSNKAFSALAILSLALGIGANTAIYSLMESILMRALPVAEPESLVVLNWTSQPPQNASKEWVHVVHGIQGILWPGDRGALVTGMFPYPAFETLRQETAAFSTLFGYFNGRKHNLAVRGQAVSAATEYVSGEYFRGLAVAPAAGRLIEAEDDRAGAAPVAVISFAASQNRFGGAPAAIGQAILVDNVAFTVIGVTPPEFFGVDPASVPDLYLPLHSSVLVEGPASAQMFGDENFYWLEMMGRLRPGVSMAQAQAVLAPRFRQWVAGTAKSDGERAKLPAMILNPGAAGLGQLRREYSKPLYVLLAMVGLILAITCVNLANLLLARAAARRREMAIRLSLGAGRLRVVRQLLTECVMLASLGGALGVLFAVWGVRWLTFLFSRGREDFTLHAELNWHVLIVTAALSVVCGLVFGLVPAIQSTRPDVIPALKDGRGGAARQRTQHVLVVAQIAMSFLILVAAGLFVQTLDKLHSVQLGYARENILLFSLNARQTGHRDPEIATFYAELRKRFESIPGVSSATLAQSSIISAGHAGKTYRGAMKIGSVAIDGASVMTAGPRFLTTMQIPILAGREIDDRDEQGSKAVAVISERLARTYFPNENPVGQRITLVDDKREVEIVGVSGNLRNGGLKSGDSKAMTVFIAASQASPEGVTYALRTAGDPLRYVTSVHEIVREADASMPVTNVITQAAEIDRTISREVMFARLCTGFAILALLTACVGLYGTMSYNVTRQFGEIGLRMALGAQRGTMVWMVLRRVLLLAAVGLAISVPVTLAATRLVKSLLFGTQPNDPGTMALAGAVLLSAACLAGYGPARRASRIDPLVALRHD; from the coding sequence ATGGATAGCGCGAGGCGCGGCGCGGCGCTGCAGGAGGAGATGGAGCTCCACCTGGCGGAAAAGGCGGCGGAACTGGAAGCCGGGGGCATGACGGCGGAGCGGGCCCAGGCGGAGGCGCGCCGCCGGTTTGGCAACGTCACGTTGAAGCAGGAAGAGTCGCGGGAGATTTGGATGACACGATATTTATCGGAACTGGGCCAGGATATCCGCTACGGCTGGCGCACGATGACCTCCAACAAGGCCTTCAGCGCGCTGGCGATCCTGTCGCTGGCGCTGGGCATCGGGGCCAATACCGCCATCTACAGCCTGATGGAGTCGATTCTGATGCGCGCGCTGCCGGTGGCCGAGCCCGAGTCGCTGGTGGTGTTGAACTGGACGAGCCAGCCGCCACAGAACGCCAGCAAGGAATGGGTCCACGTCGTGCACGGGATCCAGGGCATTCTCTGGCCGGGAGACAGAGGCGCATTGGTGACCGGAATGTTTCCTTACCCCGCGTTCGAGACGCTGCGCCAGGAGACCGCGGCCTTTTCCACGCTTTTCGGGTACTTCAATGGACGTAAACACAACCTGGCCGTCCGCGGGCAGGCGGTGAGCGCCGCCACGGAGTATGTCAGCGGAGAGTATTTCCGCGGCCTGGCCGTTGCGCCGGCCGCGGGCCGCCTGATCGAAGCGGAAGACGACCGGGCGGGGGCGGCACCGGTGGCCGTCATCAGTTTTGCCGCGAGCCAGAATCGCTTTGGCGGGGCGCCGGCAGCGATCGGACAGGCGATTCTTGTCGACAATGTGGCCTTCACGGTGATCGGCGTTACTCCGCCTGAGTTCTTCGGAGTCGACCCCGCGTCGGTGCCGGATCTTTACCTCCCCTTGCACTCGAGCGTGCTGGTGGAAGGCCCGGCGTCAGCTCAGATGTTTGGCGACGAAAACTTCTACTGGCTCGAAATGATGGGCCGCCTGCGTCCGGGAGTCAGCATGGCCCAGGCGCAGGCGGTGCTGGCTCCGCGGTTCCGTCAATGGGTTGCCGGCACTGCGAAGAGTGACGGTGAGCGCGCCAAGCTGCCCGCGATGATTCTGAATCCCGGGGCCGCCGGGCTGGGGCAGTTGCGCCGCGAGTATTCGAAGCCGCTCTACGTGCTGCTCGCGATGGTGGGGTTGATCCTGGCGATCACGTGCGTGAACCTTGCCAATCTGCTGTTGGCCAGGGCCGCCGCGCGACGCCGCGAAATGGCGATCCGGCTGAGCCTGGGCGCAGGACGGCTGCGCGTGGTGCGCCAGTTGCTGACCGAGTGTGTGATGCTGGCGTCGCTGGGCGGGGCACTCGGAGTCCTATTTGCGGTCTGGGGTGTGCGCTGGCTGACATTCCTGTTCTCCAGGGGACGGGAGGACTTTACCCTGCATGCGGAATTGAACTGGCACGTGCTGATCGTGACAGCGGCGCTCTCAGTGGTATGCGGCCTTGTCTTCGGCCTCGTACCCGCGATTCAGTCGACGCGTCCGGACGTCATCCCGGCGCTGAAGGATGGCCGCGGGGGCGCAGCACGCCAGCGCACGCAGCACGTCCTGGTTGTCGCGCAGATCGCGATGTCTTTTCTCATCCTGGTTGCCGCGGGGCTGTTCGTCCAGACACTCGACAAGCTGCACTCCGTTCAACTGGGATATGCCCGAGAGAACATCCTGCTGTTCTCCCTGAATGCACGACAGACCGGCCATCGCGATCCGGAGATCGCTACGTTCTACGCGGAGTTGCGTAAGCGCTTCGAGTCGATCCCCGGCGTGAGCAGCGCAACTCTTGCCCAGTCCTCCATCATCAGCGCCGGCCATGCCGGGAAGACGTACAGGGGCGCCATGAAGATCGGCTCTGTTGCGATCGATGGCGCAAGTGTCATGACCGCCGGACCGCGTTTTCTCACGACGATGCAGATCCCGATCCTGGCGGGACGGGAGATCGACGATCGTGACGAGCAGGGCTCCAAAGCCGTTGCGGTGATCAGCGAACGGCTGGCGCGGACGTACTTCCCGAATGAGAATCCGGTGGGACAGCGCATTACGCTGGTGGATGACAAGCGAGAGGTGGAAATCGTCGGCGTGTCGGGGAATCTGCGGAATGGCGGCCTGAAGTCTGGAGATTCGAAAGCAATGACCGTGTTCATCGCGGCCAGCCAAGCTTCTCCGGAGGGTGTGACCTACGCGCTGCGCACCGCGGGTGATCCGCTGAGATATGTCACCAGTGTGCATGAGATTGTGCGGGAGGCGGATGCCTCGATGCCTGTCACCAACGTGATCACACAGGCGGCGGAGATCGACCGAACGATCAGCCGGGAAGTCATGTTCGCGAGACTCTGCACGGGCTTCGCGATTCTCGCCCTGCTCACCGCGTGCGTGGGCCTCTACGGGACGATGTCCTATAACGTGACACGGCAGTTCGGAGAGATCGGCCTCCGCATGGCTTTGGGCGCGCAACGCGGCACCATGGTATGGATGGTGCTGCGGCGGGTCCTACTGCTGGCCGCGGTGGGACTCGCGATCAGCGTGCCGGTCACGCTGGCGGCGACGAGGCTTGTCAAATCGCTGCTGTTCGGGACCCAGCCCAACGATCCGGGCACCATGGCGCTGGCTGGAGCCGTCCTGCTGAGCGCCGCGTGTCTCGCCGGCTATGGGCCGGCCCGGCGCGCGTCGCGCATTGATCCGCTGGTGGCCCTGCGGCATGACTAA